The following are encoded together in the Bacteroidales bacterium genome:
- the murC gene encoding UDP-N-acetylmuramate--L-alanine ligase, translating into MIWTNLDNVYFIGAGGIGMSALARYFVSQGKTVAGYDRVSTTLTDELVREGITISFEDRSQLIPPVFRDPEHTLVIYTPAVPETHQQLNYFRKGGFRVIKRSVALGEVFNTGRGVGVAGTHGKTSISSMLAHILHSSTLGCNAFLGGISKNSSSNLYLDPASRVIIAEADEYDRSFLTLYPEIAVVSSMDADHLDIYHSPENMRKGFESYISQIREKGKLILKYGLNPAIPDHVSSFTYSVDRAEADYHVENLSIDGLDHSFTVITPRSVMPGIKLKIPGLLNVENALAAVAVAHQLGLTPDIIAHALLDYQGVRRRFDIQVNNQRRVYIDDYAHHPAEITAFLSSVRRLFPGKRITGIFQPHLFTRTRDFADEFARSLEMLDQLILMEIYPAREEPIPGVDAGMLLERVQLDEKVLIEREQLMRVVKERDPEVLVSMGAGDINQFVKPLQEWCARI; encoded by the coding sequence ATGATCTGGACAAATCTCGATAATGTCTATTTTATTGGAGCGGGGGGCATCGGAATGAGTGCCCTGGCCCGCTATTTTGTGAGTCAGGGCAAGACTGTGGCCGGATATGACCGGGTCTCCACCACACTGACCGATGAGCTGGTACGTGAGGGAATTACAATCAGTTTCGAGGACCGTTCCCAGCTCATCCCTCCGGTATTCCGGGATCCGGAACACACCCTGGTCATTTACACACCGGCGGTTCCTGAAACCCATCAGCAATTAAATTATTTCCGGAAGGGAGGATTCCGGGTGATCAAACGCTCGGTGGCGCTGGGAGAGGTTTTTAATACAGGCAGGGGCGTTGGTGTGGCCGGAACGCACGGAAAGACCTCCATCTCCAGCATGCTGGCCCACATACTTCACAGCTCCACTCTGGGATGCAATGCTTTCCTGGGGGGGATCAGTAAAAACAGTTCCAGCAATCTCTATCTCGATCCGGCTTCCCGGGTAATTATTGCGGAGGCAGACGAATACGATCGTTCCTTCCTGACTCTGTACCCGGAGATTGCTGTGGTCTCCTCCATGGATGCGGACCACCTGGACATCTACCATTCCCCGGAGAATATGCGCAAAGGATTCGAATCCTATATATCGCAGATCAGGGAGAAGGGGAAGCTGATACTAAAGTACGGGCTTAACCCGGCCATACCCGATCATGTTAGCTCATTTACCTATTCGGTCGACCGGGCCGAGGCTGACTATCATGTGGAGAACCTTAGCATCGACGGACTGGATCACAGCTTTACTGTAATCACCCCGCGTTCCGTGATGCCTGGGATCAAACTGAAGATACCGGGGCTGCTGAATGTGGAGAATGCACTGGCAGCAGTGGCTGTGGCACATCAATTGGGCTTAACGCCCGATATTATTGCCCATGCCCTTCTGGATTACCAGGGTGTGCGGCGGAGATTCGATATACAGGTAAATAATCAGAGAAGGGTTTATATCGACGATTATGCGCATCATCCTGCTGAGATTACAGCTTTTTTGTCTTCGGTCAGGAGACTCTTTCCGGGTAAAAGGATTACGGGGATCTTCCAGCCACACCTTTTCACCCGGACCCGCGATTTTGCGGATGAATTTGCCCGCAGCCTGGAAATGCTCGATCAATTGATCCTGATGGAGATTTACCCGGCCAGGGAGGAACCGATCCCAGGGGTAGATGCGGGCATGCTGCTGGAACGGGTTCAGCTCGATGAAAAGGTGCTGATAGAAAGAGAGCAGCTTATGAGAGTGGTGAAAGAGAGGGATCCCGAGGTTCTGGTGAGCATGGGAGCGGGAGATATTAACCAGTTTGTAAAACCATTGCAAGAATGGTGCGCAAGAATATGA
- the ftsA gene encoding cell division protein FtsA — protein sequence MATKDKIVAAVDIGTTKIVSLVGRLNEQGKLEVLGISQTPSKGVKRGVVLNIEETVNAIQTTSSEASKQSGIKFSEVFVGIAGQHIKSVKNRGYINRDSYDVEITRDDLQNLIDDMHKIPVDVGEEILHVLPQSYIVDNETGVKNPVGMFGKRLEANFHIVIGQISSARNIEKCINRVGLDVKQLVLEPLASSAAVLTEDEKEAGVALVDIGGGTTDVAVYYDDVIRHTAVIPFGGNVITRDIKEGCAILQRQAESLKVQFGSALGDLAQEDKVVTIPGISGREPKEISFRSLAYIIQSRMEEIIDAVSYEIENSGYMDKLSAGIVLTGGGSMLKHLNQLVKFKTGMDVRIGFPGEMMAASSSEEINQPMFSTSVGLLLKGLEYYEEKPEEMKVSQPLAGGEPEAEEIPVEERRVRKGMKKGRILENLKNTLSDIFDETDVKM from the coding sequence ATGGCAACAAAAGACAAAATTGTAGCTGCGGTTGATATCGGTACAACCAAGATCGTTAGCCTGGTAGGCCGGTTGAATGAACAGGGCAAACTGGAAGTCCTGGGCATCAGTCAGACTCCTTCCAAGGGAGTCAAACGAGGGGTTGTATTGAATATCGAAGAGACCGTTAATGCAATTCAGACCACCTCCTCCGAGGCCAGTAAACAATCGGGGATTAAATTTAGTGAAGTGTTTGTGGGTATCGCCGGACAGCATATCAAATCTGTAAAGAACAGGGGATATATAAACCGCGACTCCTACGACGTGGAGATCACCAGGGACGATCTTCAAAATCTGATCGATGACATGCATAAGATCCCCGTGGATGTGGGTGAAGAGATTCTTCATGTTTTGCCGCAGAGTTATATCGTCGATAACGAGACCGGTGTGAAGAACCCTGTCGGAATGTTCGGGAAGCGGCTGGAGGCCAATTTCCATATTGTGATCGGTCAGATCTCCTCGGCAAGAAATATTGAGAAGTGTATCAACAGGGTCGGATTGGATGTGAAACAGCTGGTTCTCGAGCCCCTGGCTTCCAGTGCTGCGGTGCTCACCGAAGATGAAAAGGAGGCGGGTGTTGCTCTGGTGGATATTGGGGGTGGTACCACCGATGTGGCGGTTTACTATGATGATGTGATCCGCCATACAGCCGTCATTCCGTTTGGAGGGAATGTGATTACGCGTGATATCAAGGAGGGATGTGCCATTCTGCAGCGACAGGCAGAATCGCTGAAGGTCCAGTTCGGGTCGGCACTGGGCGATCTGGCCCAGGAGGATAAGGTAGTCACCATCCCGGGAATCTCCGGAAGGGAACCCAAGGAGATCAGTTTCCGGAGTCTGGCCTATATTATCCAGTCGCGTATGGAGGAGATCATTGATGCAGTCAGCTACGAGATTGAGAATTCTGGCTATATGGATAAGCTGAGTGCAGGGATTGTATTGACAGGGGGTGGCTCCATGCTGAAACATCTGAATCAGCTGGTGAAATTTAAAACAGGAATGGATGTGCGCATTGGATTTCCTGGTGAAATGATGGCAGCAAGCTCCTCCGAAGAGATCAATCAACCCATGTTTTCCACTTCGGTGGGTCTTCTTTTGAAAGGCCTGGAGTACTATGAGGAAAAGCCGGAAGAGATGAAGGTCAGCCAGCCTCTGGCCGGCGGGGAACCGGAAGCTGAGGAAATACCGGTTGAGGAAAGGAGGGTTAGGAAAGGGATGAAGAAAGGCAGGATCCTGGAAAACCTGAAAAACACCCTGAGTGATATATTTGACGAGACTGATGTGAAAATGTAG
- the ftsZ gene encoding cell division protein FtsZ encodes MEDLMNFDLPPERSSVIKVIGVGGGGSNAVNHMFKKGIRDVNFVVCNTDAQALHNSPVAVKLQLGDALTEGRGAGSKSEIGREAALESIDRIREVLSSNTNMVFITAGMGGGTGTGAAPVIASVAKEMGILTVAIVTIPFRFEGPERINQAIDGINLLKDHVDSLLVINNEKLREIFGNLTVSKSFEQADDVLAIAAKGIAEIITVHGYINVDFADVQTVMSNSGVAIMGSATARGEERARLAIEQALTSPLLNNNDIEGARSVLLNITSGSEEITMDEVSEITDYVVSATSRDTTLIWGIGNDESLGEEISVTIIATGFRMNSIPELYVGRKQTHKVPLRDSGRNAGLTEEQSNVIPRQGSLSFGVKDKEDSEEYILMDQSDETDPGAREKKMADRVRRLRETHEKLRDRGYLSASGDDEIEELENVPAYVRKNIPIDHQKHSEEKEVSRYRLTDNKDGEEGPKLRPDNSYLHDNVD; translated from the coding sequence ATGGAAGATTTAATGAATTTTGACCTGCCACCTGAGCGGTCGTCCGTTATCAAGGTAATTGGCGTAGGAGGCGGCGGAAGCAACGCGGTGAACCATATGTTCAAGAAGGGGATCCGGGATGTCAATTTTGTGGTTTGCAATACAGATGCCCAGGCGCTGCATAACAGCCCGGTGGCTGTGAAACTGCAACTGGGAGATGCGCTGACCGAAGGGAGAGGTGCCGGCAGCAAATCTGAGATTGGAAGAGAAGCAGCCCTGGAGAGCATTGACAGGATCAGGGAGGTACTATCCAGTAATACCAACATGGTCTTTATTACCGCCGGTATGGGTGGAGGAACCGGCACCGGTGCGGCGCCCGTCATTGCCAGTGTAGCGAAAGAAATGGGAATACTGACTGTTGCCATAGTCACCATACCTTTCCGCTTTGAGGGTCCTGAGCGTATCAACCAGGCCATAGATGGAATCAATCTGCTGAAAGATCATGTGGATTCCCTGCTGGTGATTAATAATGAGAAGTTAAGAGAGATCTTTGGAAACCTTACGGTGAGCAAGTCTTTTGAACAGGCCGATGATGTGCTGGCTATCGCTGCCAAGGGGATCGCTGAGATCATTACAGTTCACGGGTATATCAACGTGGATTTTGCAGATGTTCAGACAGTAATGAGCAACAGTGGTGTGGCCATCATGGGTTCCGCCACTGCCAGAGGCGAAGAGAGGGCTCGTCTGGCCATTGAACAGGCTCTTACTTCACCTCTTTTGAACAACAACGATATCGAGGGGGCCAGGAGCGTATTGCTCAATATTACCTCGGGATCGGAGGAGATCACCATGGATGAGGTCAGTGAAATCACGGACTACGTGGTCAGTGCAACCTCCCGTGATACCACCCTGATCTGGGGAATCGGTAATGACGAATCTCTGGGAGAAGAGATCAGTGTAACTATCATCGCCACCGGTTTCCGGATGAATAGCATCCCGGAGCTTTATGTGGGGAGGAAACAGACACACAAGGTTCCCCTGCGTGATTCAGGCAGGAATGCCGGTTTGACAGAGGAACAATCCAACGTGATCCCCCGGCAGGGCTCCCTCTCTTTCGGAGTGAAGGACAAAGAGGATTCGGAGGAGTATATCCTGATGGATCAGTCTGATGAGACAGATCCCGGGGCCAGGGAAAAGAAGATGGCCGACCGGGTAAGGAGACTTCGCGAGACCCATGAGAAGCTCAGGGACAGGGGCTACCTCAGTGCTTCGGGCGATGATGAGATTGAGGAGCTGGAGAATGTGCCGGCCTATGTCCGCAAAAATATTCCTATCGACCATCAGAAGCACTCGGAGGAGAAGGAGGTTTCCCGCTATCGTCTTACCGACAACAAGGATGGAGAAGAGGGCCCCAAATTGCGCCCGGACAACTCCTACCTGCACGACAATGTCGATTGA
- a CDS encoding SurA N-terminal domain-containing protein gives MATLQNIRNKAGLLVAVVIGLALFAFILGDMMGSGSSTIGKKSVAEINGKGVGVTDYMNREKALREFYELNAGGQSLDAELEKQIQQETWRRLIRETIMERSYENLGLYVSADELKTMVTGDQSMALNGNPALSEPHPIIRQMFTNPETGELNRAVMTNYFNSLDNPQFAQEKRRWLFIENEIVEEKMNQKYFNLVRKGFQPSSLDLKDYITETAKSTDFAYISEPFTEIADEDITITEADLKAYYKEHRESYKQNASRTFQYVVFEVKPSEKDVESALYWANQTKAEYSRISGDEIPRYVNGTSDEPFDTRYYTYEELPGMIRDSVFQADESTIVGPYRDQESFKLARAFNPEMRPDSVRARHILLSLQAYGGNRPLMNDLADSLRTVIENGGNFNQIALEYSADESNRAIGGDLGWFTEGNMVTAFNDACFENNKGDVITAETQFGTHIIKIEDQSRPVRKIQLATVVRHIFASDETNQDYYNRAVKFRGKATDLEKFTEQAREFGLDPRFAPNITRDQATIPGIEDPIRITKWAYTSEVNSVSNIFSQNDDKYIVAVLTEAKEEGYAKLESVRAELTLALKKKKKAEKLVELLKDQLAGVNDLSRYGTENNVNVGEATQIKFANTYVAGVGLEPYVVGASMYLPLDQISDPLVGESGVFVISVTNRSEDPAAVGDDPAVKARLKYALESRSNYEAYNALVDAAKVEDNRLEIFYN, from the coding sequence ATGGCAACATTACAGAATATCAGAAACAAAGCGGGACTGCTTGTAGCCGTCGTAATCGGACTTGCCCTGTTTGCATTTATCCTGGGGGATATGATGGGATCAGGATCAAGCACCATAGGGAAGAAATCCGTTGCAGAGATCAATGGAAAAGGGGTGGGTGTGACCGACTACATGAACCGGGAAAAAGCCCTGCGGGAATTCTATGAGCTTAATGCAGGCGGACAGTCCCTGGATGCAGAACTTGAAAAGCAGATCCAGCAGGAAACCTGGAGAAGGCTTATCAGAGAAACCATCATGGAGCGCTCCTATGAAAATCTGGGACTCTACGTCAGTGCCGATGAGCTTAAGACCATGGTAACCGGAGATCAGTCCATGGCTTTAAACGGCAATCCCGCACTCAGCGAACCTCATCCGATTATTCGCCAGATGTTTACCAATCCGGAAACCGGGGAACTAAACCGTGCCGTAATGACCAACTACTTCAACAGCCTGGATAATCCACAGTTTGCACAGGAGAAGAGACGCTGGCTATTTATTGAGAATGAAATTGTTGAGGAGAAGATGAACCAGAAATATTTTAATCTGGTAAGAAAGGGATTTCAACCTTCTTCTCTTGATCTGAAAGACTATATCACTGAAACTGCAAAAAGCACTGACTTTGCCTATATCTCGGAACCATTCACCGAAATTGCTGACGAGGACATTACGATCACTGAGGCGGACCTGAAAGCATACTACAAGGAGCACCGGGAATCATACAAACAGAATGCCTCCAGAACCTTTCAATATGTTGTTTTTGAAGTAAAGCCCAGCGAAAAGGATGTGGAAAGTGCCTTGTACTGGGCCAATCAAACCAAGGCCGAGTACAGCAGGATATCCGGTGATGAGATTCCCCGGTATGTAAACGGAACCTCGGATGAGCCTTTTGACACCAGGTACTATACCTACGAAGAGTTACCGGGGATGATCAGAGATTCGGTGTTCCAGGCAGATGAATCGACCATTGTGGGACCCTATCGTGATCAGGAATCCTTCAAGCTGGCCCGCGCGTTTAATCCGGAAATGAGGCCCGATTCAGTGAGGGCCAGGCATATCCTGCTCTCTCTTCAGGCCTACGGAGGAAACAGGCCGCTGATGAATGACCTGGCCGACAGCCTGAGGACAGTCATTGAAAATGGGGGTAACTTTAACCAGATAGCCCTGGAATATTCCGCCGATGAAAGCAACCGGGCCATTGGTGGCGATCTGGGTTGGTTCACCGAAGGGAACATGGTTACGGCTTTTAACGATGCCTGCTTTGAAAACAACAAAGGAGATGTGATAACTGCTGAAACTCAGTTTGGCACTCATATCATCAAGATTGAAGATCAAAGCCGGCCCGTCCGGAAAATCCAGTTAGCCACCGTGGTGAGACATATTTTTGCCAGCGACGAAACCAACCAGGATTACTATAACCGGGCCGTGAAATTCAGGGGAAAGGCCACCGACCTGGAAAAATTCACAGAGCAGGCCAGGGAATTCGGTCTGGACCCCCGCTTTGCTCCGAACATTACCAGGGACCAGGCGACTATTCCGGGAATAGAGGATCCCATCAGGATTACCAAGTGGGCTTATACCTCGGAGGTAAACAGCGTAAGTAACATCTTCAGCCAAAACGACGATAAATACATTGTTGCCGTGCTAACCGAAGCTAAAGAAGAGGGATATGCAAAACTGGAGAGTGTGCGGGCAGAGCTGACTCTGGCCCTCAAAAAGAAGAAAAAGGCCGAAAAACTGGTTGAGCTGCTGAAGGATCAACTGGCCGGCGTAAATGATCTCTCCCGGTATGGAACAGAAAACAATGTGAACGTCGGTGAAGCCACGCAGATCAAGTTTGCCAATACCTATGTGGCGGGAGTTGGGCTGGAGCCCTATGTGGTTGGAGCTTCCATGTACCTGCCTCTGGACCAGATCTCTGATCCGCTGGTGGGTGAAAGCGGTGTATTTGTTATTTCTGTGACCAACCGCAGCGAAGATCCTGCGGCAGTGGGAGATGATCCGGCTGTAAAGGCCAGGCTAAAATACGCCCTGGAATCCAGAAGCAATTATGAAGCTTACAATGCACTGGTGGATGCGGCCAAGGTAGAAGACAACCGGCTGGAGATCTTCTACAACTAG
- a CDS encoding hemolysin family protein, whose protein sequence is MNFLNLITLILISILFSAFFSGMEIAFVSSNKLRIEIDRKQKKAFAGLVSYFIKHPSRFIATMLVGNNIALVIYGIAFAMLLEEPIRDLVGEQADAAVLLIQTLISTLIILLTAEFLPKALFRINPNNSLRILSPPILLFYALLYPVTILTIGLSNFTMKYLLRIKPDAKAAKPVFGKVDLDHFLTTVKPQQTTTGEETEDLRIFKNALEFSGLKVRECMIPRTEMIALETNAPLDDLAERFIETGLSRILIYSDTIDNVIGYVNSKDLFRKPEKIKSLLKPIHIVPETLPVNKLLTRFIKEGKSIALVVDEFGGTSGLITTEDIIEEIFGEIEDEHDTIDLVEKELGNNHLLLSGRHEIDYLNEKYFLGIPVSDEYDTLAGYIIYHLESIPEKETALQVDNFLITITDVSSNRIEEAELKVIRS, encoded by the coding sequence ATGAACTTTCTGAATCTGATCACCCTCATACTAATATCCATTCTGTTCTCGGCCTTTTTTTCGGGAATGGAAATCGCCTTCGTATCCTCCAATAAATTAAGGATTGAGATCGACCGGAAGCAGAAGAAAGCCTTTGCTGGTCTGGTCAGTTACTTTATCAAGCACCCCTCCCGGTTCATTGCCACTATGCTGGTGGGTAATAATATTGCTCTGGTTATTTACGGGATCGCCTTTGCCATGCTGCTGGAAGAGCCTATACGGGACCTTGTGGGAGAGCAGGCCGATGCAGCTGTGCTGCTGATACAAACCCTGATCTCCACCCTGATCATTTTACTTACTGCAGAATTTCTGCCCAAGGCCCTGTTCCGGATAAATCCCAATAATTCGCTGCGTATACTGAGCCCTCCCATCCTGCTGTTCTATGCGCTGCTTTATCCCGTAACCATTCTCACCATCGGGCTCTCCAACTTTACCATGAAATACCTGCTCCGGATCAAACCCGATGCAAAAGCGGCAAAACCGGTGTTTGGAAAGGTGGACCTGGACCACTTCCTTACCACTGTAAAACCACAACAAACCACCACTGGTGAAGAGACGGAGGATCTGAGGATATTTAAAAATGCCCTGGAGTTCTCCGGACTGAAAGTCCGGGAATGTATGATTCCGAGAACCGAGATGATTGCCCTGGAAACAAATGCTCCACTGGACGACCTGGCCGAACGTTTTATTGAAACAGGTTTAAGCAGAATTCTTATTTACAGCGACACCATTGACAATGTGATCGGCTATGTGAACTCCAAAGATCTTTTCAGAAAGCCGGAAAAGATCAAATCTCTCCTCAAACCCATTCACATTGTTCCGGAAACACTGCCGGTTAACAAGTTACTGACCCGGTTTATCAAGGAGGGTAAAAGCATAGCCCTGGTAGTGGATGAGTTTGGGGGCACCTCCGGGCTGATCACCACCGAAGATATCATTGAAGAGATATTTGGAGAGATAGAGGATGAACATGACACCATCGACCTGGTTGAAAAAGAACTTGGAAATAATCATTTGCTGCTTTCCGGCCGGCATGAGATTGATTACCTGAACGAAAAGTACTTCCTGGGCATTCCGGTCTCGGATGAGTATGATACCCTGGCAGGATACATTATCTACCACCTGGAGAGTATCCCCGAAAAGGAGACTGCCCTTCAGGTGGATAATTTCCTGATAACCATCACAGATGTCAGTTCTAACCGCATCGAAGAAGCAGAGTTAAAGGTGATCCGTTCCTGA
- the lptC gene encoding LPS export ABC transporter periplasmic protein LptC, with the protein MRTGSHIRAALLLFPLLWLVACENDIERINLLTDETEAPTLQGKNIRVIYSDSARVEVQILAPLYKRYPNAERPYMEFEKGLEVYFYDDSAKIESEIRADYTIYYMEERLWHATGNVVAQQFETGDALYTDELFWDESEELIYSDSYTRVHSEDNILYGKNGFRSHQNLSNWQLLGSSGTINVQDEE; encoded by the coding sequence ATGCGAACCGGCTCTCATATTCGTGCTGCTCTTCTGCTCTTCCCGCTCCTGTGGCTGGTTGCATGTGAGAATGATATTGAACGGATCAACCTGCTTACCGATGAGACCGAAGCGCCTACCCTTCAGGGAAAGAACATCAGGGTAATCTACAGCGATTCTGCCAGGGTAGAAGTCCAGATCCTGGCACCCCTCTATAAACGATACCCCAATGCCGAACGTCCCTATATGGAGTTTGAGAAAGGCCTGGAGGTCTACTTCTATGACGACTCGGCAAAGATAGAATCGGAAATCAGGGCCGACTATACCATTTACTACATGGAGGAAAGGCTCTGGCATGCCACGGGAAATGTGGTCGCACAGCAATTTGAAACCGGGGACGCCCTCTATACCGATGAGCTTTTCTGGGACGAAAGCGAAGAGTTGATCTATTCCGATTCTTATACCAGGGTACATAGTGAAGACAATATCCTGTACGGAAAAAATGGATTCAGATCACACCAGAACCTGTCCAACTGGCAGTTACTGGGTTCAAGTGGAACCATAAATGTTCAGGATGAAGAGTAG
- a CDS encoding type III pantothenate kinase: MNLVLDLGNTCGKIAVCDHKGVVEAASYEKITSREISYFHLRYGGLKGAIISSVVNYSREIIDYLSNLYEPCIELNHSTPLPLINRYVTTETLGYDRIAAAVGAYTIYPGKNVLVIDAGTAITYDIVTSRGEFLGGNISQGVDIRFKSLHKFTNRLPQLERPDKVPGLVGSTTREAIQSGVINGLLFEMDGFIGALSEKYPKLQVVLTGGDAKYFVGKLKSSIFVDPNLNLIGLNRILEHNAEREI, translated from the coding sequence ATGAACCTGGTACTTGACCTTGGAAACACCTGTGGGAAGATTGCCGTATGCGACCATAAAGGGGTGGTCGAAGCGGCCAGCTATGAAAAAATCACCAGCCGGGAGATCTCCTACTTTCATTTGCGGTACGGCGGACTGAAAGGAGCCATAATCTCCTCGGTGGTCAATTACTCCAGGGAGATCATCGATTACCTGAGCAACCTCTATGAACCCTGCATCGAACTGAACCATTCCACCCCCCTTCCGCTTATCAACAGGTATGTCACTACAGAGACCCTGGGATATGATCGTATTGCAGCTGCCGTTGGAGCATATACGATTTACCCCGGAAAAAACGTTCTGGTCATAGATGCCGGCACGGCTATTACCTATGATATAGTGACTTCCAGGGGCGAGTTTCTGGGGGGAAACATCTCCCAGGGCGTGGATATACGGTTTAAATCCCTGCATAAATTCACCAATCGCCTGCCACAGCTGGAACGGCCCGATAAGGTGCCGGGCCTGGTGGGAAGCACTACTCGTGAGGCCATTCAGTCGGGAGTTATAAACGGTTTACTGTTCGAAATGGATGGTTTTATTGGGGCTCTCAGCGAGAAATATCCTAAATTACAGGTTGTTTTAACCGGGGGCGATGCAAAATACTTTGTTGGAAAGTTAAAAAGTAGCATATTTGTGGACCCAAATCTGAACCTGATCGGACTTAACAGAATATTGGAACACAATGCAGAAAGAGAGATATAG